CTGGAGCAGGACAGACCCCCAGGTACGCCTCCCTGTCACACGTTCAACGGACCTCAGGTTGGTTCCCACGATCATGAGATTCGCCACCGCGAACCTCGAGTCCGAGAGGAAGTCAACCGCCTCCTGGGCCTCGTCATAGGTCGCATAGGAACCGACGAGTTGAGGGTAGTCAAGCTCGAACAGCCGGCTGGCGGCAGCGGAATGGGGAAGTCTCCTGATGGATACAGAAGGGGGCATCTCGGCTCCTGATCGGTGTCCAGCAAGCGCTCACGCGCTGCTCAAGTGTAAATTCGTGCCCATGAGCGCCAAAGACTCCGCGGTTTTCATCTCCCGGTTGATCGGCCTTCCCGTAGTCGACGCCGCCGGCGATCAGGTAGGCCGCGTGAAGGACGTGGTCTTCCACTTACGCACAGGAAACCTCGCTCCCCGAGTTCGAGGGCTGGTAGTCGAGCTTTTTGCACGACAACGAATCTTCGTGCCCATGATCCGGGTACATAACATAACAGTCAACCAGGTGGCCATTCTCGGACAGGTCGACACCCGCCGGTTCAGCAAGCGAGACACGGAGTGGCTGGTGGCCAAGGACCTGTTCGACCGCGCTGTGCCGCGCGACGTGCCCACCCACATCTACGACGTGTCGATGGTGCAGGTGCGCAACCGTGAGTGGGAGCTGTTCCAGATCGCCATCACGAGCCGCACCAGGGTGAGCCGCTTCGGCTTCGGAGGACGCCGCACCACCGACATCGTCCAGTGGGACCAGGTCCCAGACCTGGTCCTGGCCAAGGGCCGTTCCCCAGAACATCTGGTGGCCAAGTTCTCGGACATGAAGCCAGCTGACATCGCCCAGGAGCTCCACGACCTGGACCCGGACCGCCTGGTCGAGGTCATCGAGGCCCTCGACGACGAAACCCTGGCTGAGGCACTCGAGGAGTTGCCCGGGGACGAGCAGATCCACCTGATCTCGAAACTCGACACGGAGAGGGCAGCCGATGTCCTCGGAGAGATGGATCCGGACGACGCCGCCGACCTGATCAAGGACCTGCCCGAGGCCGTTGCGGAGGATCTCCTCGAACACATGGAGCCCAAGGACGCCTCCGACGTGCGGCGGCTGTTGGTCTACGGCGAGTTCACCGCCGGCGGCATGATGACCCCGGAGCCAGTGGTGCTGGGGACGGACGCGACAGTCGCGGAGGCCCTGGCGCATATCCGTGAGGAACACCTGACCCCGGCGCTGGCGTCCATGGTCTTCGTGGCCCGCCCCCCGCTGGAGACCCCGTCCGGGCGCTACGTGGGCGCGGTGCACTTCCAGCAGCTGCTGCGCGCCGCTCCCACCCTGATGGTGGCGACGATGCTGGACCACAACCTTGAACCCCTGAGCCCGGAGTCGCCCCTAGCTCAGGTCTCGAGGTTCTTCGCGACCTACAATCTGGTGGTGGCCCCGGTCGTGGACTCCGACGGGGCGCTCGTCGGGGCGGTGACGGTGGATGATGTGCTAGACCACATGCTGCCCGATGACTGGCGCGGCACCCAGATGGACGAACCGGTGGAGGTGAGCCATGGCTGAGCGTGAATCCTTGTCCGAACCGCGGTCGCGGCGGCGGCGCCTGCTGCCCAAGGTAAGCCTTGACTCGGAGGCCTTCGGCGAGTTCGCTGAGGCCGCCGCCCGGTTCATGGGCACGGGCAAGTTCATCGCCTACATGACGGTCTTCGTCGGAGCCTGGGTGATCTTCAACGTCGTGGGGATCTACGGTTTCACCTGGGATACGTACCCGTTCATCCTCCTGAACCTGTTCTTCTCCACGCAGGCCTCCTACTCGGCTCCACTGATCCTCCTCGCGCAGAACCGCCAGGAGGTGCGGGATAAGCTGAGCCTCGACGAGGACCGCCGCCTGGCGGCCCAGTCACGCGCTGACATGGATTTCCTGGCACGTGAGATCGCCGCCATCCGGATGCATCTGGGCGAGCTGGCCACTCGCGACTTCGTTCGTTCCGAATTGCGTTCCGAGCTACGGGAGCTAACAGAACGCCTAGAGCAGGCCGTCACCGAGAAACGGGAGGAACCATGAGCGAACCTCAACCGATCAGCTGGTACGCCCTGGTGATGCTGGCAGGGCACCTCGTCATGGCGGGGACGGCGACCTGGTCGCTGTGGGTGATCGGCTCGGGCCTTTGGGCCGGGGCTGCGGCAGCGCTACTGCTGCTGATCGCCTACGCAAGCCTGTGGCGGCTGCGGCTGGCTCCGGCGGCCCAAAAACGTTTCTCGTACCAGCAGCGCGTGACGCTCCATCTGGTGCTCGGGCTTGCCATCGTGGCACTGGCCGTGCTGACCTCCACGTGGCTGCCCGCTTCGGTTGGGATCAGTATGGCGCTGCTGGGAGACGCCCTTGCATCCAGGAGCAGCTCAGAAGGGCTGGAAACCAGCTGAACAGTGCGGGAGTATGGAGGGGTGACGAATGAGAATCCGCTCCTACCTCTGGTCCGTGCTGCTCTGCACAAGGTCGAAGACCCTGAGATTCGCCGCCCCATCACCGAGTTGGGAATGGTCGATGAGCTGACTGCCAATGACGAGGGACAGATTTTCATCAAGGTTTTGCTGACCGTGCCTGGGTGCCCGATGCGCACTGAGATCTCCCATCGCGTCACCGAGGCCGTTGAGGCCGTCGAAGGCGTCAGGGGCGTGCACGTCGAACTGGGTGTGATGAACGACGAGCAGCGGTCCGCAATGCGGCAGGTGCTGCGCGGCGGCCAGCCAGAACGCAAGATCCCATTCGCTGAGCCAGGCAATCTGACGAAGGTGATCGCGGTGGCCTCCGGGAAGGGTGGGGTCGGTAAGTCCTCCGTCACGGTGAACCTGGCCGTAGCACTCGCAAAGGCGGGGCGGAGCGTCGCAATTCTTGATGCGGACATCTACGGCCACTCCATACCCGACCTGCTGGGCCTGGGTGACGCCCGGCCGACGGTCGTCGACGACATGATCCTGCCCGTCCCGGCAGCAGAGGGCCTGAAGGTGATCTCCGTGGGAATGCTGAAACCCTCCCGAGACCAGGTCGTGGCGTGGCGCGGTCCCATCCTCGACCGGGCACTGACCCAACTGCTGGCTGACGTCTTCTGGGGCGACCTGGATTTCCTGCTGCTCGACCTGCCGCCTGGGACAGGCGATGTGGCGATGAGCCTTGGCCAGAAGATCCCGAACTCCGAGGTTCTAGTCGTCACCACCCCGCAGCTCGCTGCCTCGGAGGTCGCGGAGCGGGCTGGAACCATGGCCCATCTGCTCAAGCAGAGAGTGCTCGGGGTGGTGGAGAACATGAGCTGGCTGGAGTTCGTCGCCCCAGACACCGGTAAGGAATACCGGATCGAGTTGTTCGGATCAGGTGGCGGGGCACTGGTGGCGGAGGCGCTGAGCGAGCGGCTCGGCTATGAGGTCCCGCTGCTATCCCAGGTGCCCTTCGACGAGGAACTCCTAGCGGGGGGCGACAGAGGGGATCCGATTGTACTGGCGGCGCCCGACCACCCTGCCTCGCAAGCCCTGCTGCAGCTGGGGCAGGACCTCGCGGCCCGTGGCCGGGATCTACTGGGACGGATACTGCCAGTCAGCCCAGTGTGATCAGGTGGCCTCCGGGTCGTAGGGAGCGCTGACCGGCGGGGCTGGTGGCGAGGCATCCACGATGTCATGCTTGACCGCTGCGGCAGTCCCCGTCGCGGCTGTGGCCGCCTTCGCAGCGCTACTCGCCGTGGAGATCTCACGCTTGGCATCCTCAATGGCGGCTATCTCATCCCGCATGTGCTTGGCGACGAAGGATTTCGGGTTCAGATCCTGGATCTTCAAGTCGGCGTACTCGGGGCCGAGTTCTTGACGCAGCTGAGTCTGAGCATTGTTCGCGATATCCCGGACAGCAACGAACACCCGGGCTGCCTTCCGGGCGAAGCCAGGAAGTTTCTCGGGCCCGAACATGACGACGCCGAGTACCAGAAGGAGGATCAGCTCGGTGGCGTCGATATTGAACACAGGATCAGGCTACCCGCGGCGGAGCATTCAACCAATCCCAACGAGCCGCCCAAACCCGCTGCTCAGCCGCTCCCACAAGCCAAAGCCCTTCTCATGTACGCCTGGAAGTTCATGACACGCTGTCGCGAGCAGCGCTCGCGACCCTCCGGTGGCCACAGAAATCACGCCATCGCCCGCCTGCCAGGCAGACACGTGAGGTAGACCCAGGGAGTCGTCTGAGACACGAGGACCGTTCACCAGTGTTCCCGGCGTCCAGGTGACACTGATAGTGCGCACCCCATCGGAATAGACCAGCTTCTGGAACGACGTCTCTTCCCCCCCCTGTCCTGGCGTGGGCCACCAGGGGAAGACCAGCCAGTTGCAGCGGGCATTCCGGCAAACCGATGCACCATCCAGCGGTGCTCGCAGTGGACGTGGAAACAGATTCCATGGGATAGGGCACAGTTGAGTTCGTCGCCAGCTGGGCCCTTCCAATATCTATGCTCTGGAATCCGGAAACCAGCGTCGGACGCCCTGTCGTGTCGTAACGCTCCATCCAGAGCGGCAGTCCTGTGTCGGTGTCGAGCCACCACCGGGTCACGACGTACCCGTCTCCGCGCGCCTCCAGCACAGAGGCGGCACGTCCAGCGACCAAGTCCGTGTCCTGGTACGCGTAGAACTGCCATCCGGTCTCCACCACAGGCGAGCAGCACCCCATTGTGGGGACGAACCAGGAAAGGAAACGCGCTCCTGTGGCGTCCAGGACCGTCAGGCTCGTCCCCTCCCCCGCAACCACATCTATCTCCACGTCGTTCGAACGGTGGGCCCCATCCCCGTCCATCAGCCACACCCGCTGAAGTCCGGAGTAGGTGATGTCCCGGCCGTTGGAGCTGAGCCTGGCCATGGCGGTGCTCTCATCGATTGGTGTGCTCTCGCCCAAGTCAATGGCACGAGGACTGACCTGTGTGGCCTCTCCTGGGCGGGCGCCTCTTTCCCTTGCCCACTGCACCGCTCCCACACCCTGGTTCACATTGATGGTGGTCAAGGCCAGGGAGTACTGCTCCCGGGCAGACCTGACCGGATCGGCCACCGCAGCAGGCTCCTTCCCCAAAGCCAGGGAGAGCATCACCAGTGTTGCCAGGGCGAGCGTCACCGCCATCCCACCGCGCATCAGGCGTCCCCCCACCCCATGGCAGTCCGAGCTGTCTCTGACGGTCACATAGAGCGGCTGGTCGCATTCTCCCCCGGCAATGCTCTGAAGCCGCTCCGCCAAGGAACTGGGCAAAGGGGCGATTCCCTGGCAAGAGTTCAGCCGGGAGCGCACCCTGCGTAGCTCTTCGACGCTGGCAGCGCATTTCGGGCACCGCACCAGGTGCTCGCTGACCTGGTCAACACGGCGAGCGGGCAGGGTCTGGTCGACGAACCCAGAAAGATCGTCCTCGTAACGGCGACAGTTGTTGCCCTGCGCCACCTATGACACCCCGAGGTAGCGAGCATGGTCCTCGCTCGGTGCACGATGGGCGAGCGCATCGCGCAGTTGAGCACGTCCCCGGGCAATCCGGCTGCGGACAGTGCCGAGCTTGATACCAAGGACCTCTGAGATCTCCTCGTAGCTCATGCCCTCGACGTCACACAGCACCACGGCAACTCGCTGCTCGGGTTTCAGAGCCGCCAGCGCCTCGGCCACGTCAGCGTCCAAGGCACCGTCCGCGTGAAGTTCTTCAGGGCTGCGGTCCTGACCCCAGACATGTTCGGGCGCTGAGCTGAGCGCATCCATGCGGATGCGCTGCTTGCGCCGCGCAGAGTCCAGGAACAGGTTGGTGGTGATGCGATGCAGCCAGCCCTCCAGGGTTCCCGGCTGGAAATTGTGAATCGACTTGAAGACCCGGACGAAAACATCCTGGGTGAGATCCTCGGCGTCGTGCTGGTTGCCTGTCAGGCGATATGCCAGACGGTAAACCTGTGCCGAGTGGTTCTGCACCAATTCAGCCCAGGTAGGGGCAACCCAGTCCGACTTGCTCAGCTTCGCCTTGCTGCGGAACATGCCTGACCTCTCCATGCGGAACACTCTGGCACCTCATCCTGTGAGGAACCTGTGGACGGGATCCCTCAAACGCCCACACCTATCTCAACGCGGGCTGGAAACGATTTGTTCCCAGCGTCTGATCGCTCAGAGTTGGGTGTCCAGAATCCGTAGGAACCGCTCCAGGACATCCGGTGCCACAGCGCCCATGGGAGGACGGCAGTCTCCCACAGAAAAACCTCGGCGATTCAGTGCAGCTTTGACCATCATCGCCCCCTGAGTGGCGAACACGCCCCGGAACACCGGCAGCAACTGGGCGTTGAGTTGCCTCGCCAGGGCGAGGTCTCCCGCGGTGTAGGCGTCAATAACCGAACGGACCTGCAGGCCGGAGAAATGCGTGGAGGTGCCTACCACGCCGACGCCGCCAACGGCCAGCAGCGGCAGCAGATAGGCGTCGTCGCCCGCATAGTAGGAAAGCGTCGTGCCGGCTATGACGACCGAGGACGAGCAAATATCCCCCTTCGCGTCCTTGACTGCCGCGATCCGGGGATGATCAGCCAGGCGTATCAATGAGGTCTCTGGAATCGGTATTCCCGCACGGTGCGGGATGTCATAGAGCATGATGGGCAGTTCCGTGGCCTCCGCCACAGAGAGGAAGTGTGTCTCGAGCGCATCAATGGGGGGGCGGGAGTAATAGGGGGTGACGACAAGCAGCCCGTCCGCACCGGCATCGGTGGCCTGCCCGGCCAGTTCAATCGTGTGCCTGGTGTCGAAGGTGCCGACTCCCGCCACAACCGAAGCACGATCCCCCACAGCCTCTACCACCGTGGCGATCAGATCGCGTTTCTCGGCATCGCTCGTGGTGGGCGACTCGCCCGTGGTGCCATTGACCACCAGCCCGTCGTGGCCCAGCTCGTCAACCAGATGCCGGGCCAGCCGGGCAGCCTCGGCAAGATTCACGCTCCCATCCGGATTGAAGGGGGTGATCATCGCGGTCAACAGCCGTCCGAAAATGGGCTGCTCCGAAGTTGAAGACATGATTCAGGCCTCCTCAAAGATGACGAGCGGATCCCCGTCATGCACGACTTCCCACCGAGCCGATTCCATCAGAACCAGGTGGAATCCCAGCAAGTTAGCGACGCCGGGGCACGCTACACGCCGGCCACCCACAGTGGACACCTGACGCGTGTCGCCCACATCCACGGCACTCACCACATGACTCATGCGGTTCAGGATAGAGCTTCCCCGGATAAAGACATGGGACTGGGTAGAGTTGCCACGTGACCTACGTAGCAGATTCCCCTATCCCGGCGCCGACGGCGGAGAGCTGGGACTTTGCCGAGGGACACGCCCCCGTGACCGAAGGCCTTCACCAGGCACGTCTGGAGGCCGTGGGGGCCGGGCTCACTCCGGTCAGTCCGGGCGTGGCCTCCACCCTCACCGTACTGGCGAAGGCCGTCAACGCGCGAACCGTGGTCGAGATCGGGACAGCGCTGGGCACCTCCGCGCTGCCACTGATGGCGGGGATGACATCTGACGGTGTGCTGACCAGCATCGACTCCGAGGCAGACAACCAGCTGCCAGCACGGACTTTCCTCAACGCTGCCGGCTATCCGCCGTCACGGTGCCGCCTGATCGCAGGTGCTCCTCTGGAGATCCTCCCGAAGCTGCGTGACGGCGCCTACGACATCGTCTTCATCAATGGCGACAAACTGGAATACGTTGAGTACGTGGCTGCCGCCCTGCGGCTGCTACGATCTGGCGGGCTACTGATCATCCACGATGTGCTGTGGTACAACACCGTCGCCGACCCAGGCCGTCAGGGCGATGAGACCATCATCATCCGTGAGGCCCTGGACGCCGTGAAAGCCGCAGAGAGCTATACGACCACCCTGCTGACGACCGGAAACGGGCTACTGGTGGCGGTCAAGGACTGACTGCCAGCCAGATTCCTCCATAAAGAAACACCCGGCCCAGGCCGATCCTGCCCAGGCAGTTTGCTCGTCGCAGTGATCTCAATCGCGGGGAACGACGGTGTCTTTGCCCACCACGACCACGCCGTTCGCCGAGACGTGGAACCCACGGGCACGGTCATGGTCATGGTCGACTCCGATCTGTGCCCCATCGGTGACGATCACATGCTTGTCGAGGATGGCGTTACGCACCACGGCATCACGGCCGACGCTCGCACCATCCATCAGGACGGAATCCGATACCTGCGACCACTTCTCGATGCGGACATTCGGGCCGAGAACTGTGCGATCCACCTCACCACCGGAGATGATGCATCCGGGGTTCACGATGGAGTCCTCGGCCTTGCCGCGGATGACGAACTTTGCACCGGGGGCCTGGGACTGATTCGTCAGCAGCGGCCAGTCACTGTTGTAGAGATTGAACTCCGGCTCGACGGAGACCAAATCCATGTGGGCCTCATGGTAGGCGTCGATGGTACCGACATCCCGCCAGTAGTTGAGGTCCTTGTCCGTGGCTCCGGGAACGACGTTGTCCTTGAAGTCATAGACCTGCGACTGCCCCTGGGCTGTGAACCACGGAACAATGTCACCGCCCATATCGTGCTTCGCCGTCGGGTTCTCCGCATCGGCCCTGAGCGCCTCCACCAGGGCGTGGCGGGAGAAGATGTAGTTTCCCATCGAGGCGAACGACTCATCAGGTGAGTCGGGCAGCCCGGGCGGGTCGGCTGGCTTCTCAAGGAAACTCTTGATGCGCTTGTCCTCGTTCGCGTCGATGATGCCGAAAGCGCTGGCTTCGTTTCGAGGAACACGAATGCCTGCCACGGTGCAGCCGAGCCCCGAGTCAATGTGGGCATCGACCATCTGTTCGATGTCCATCCGGTAGATGTTGTCCGCGCCAAACACGACGACGTAGTCAGGGTTGGCGTCACGGATCAGGTTGAGCGACTGATAGATGGCGTCTGCGGACCCTTGGTACCAGCGGGGTCCCAGGCGCTGCTGAGCGGGGACGGGCGTCACGTAGGCACCCATCAGGGTGGAGAACCGCCACGTCATGGAGATATGCCGGTCCAGGGAATGGGATTTGTACTGGGTCAGTACCGCGACCTGGGTCAGCCCCGAGTTCGCGAGATTGGACAGGACGAAGTCGATCAGCCGGTAGCTGCCCCCGAAAGGCACCGCAGGTTTGGCGCGATCGGAGGTCAGCGGCATCAACCTCTTCCCCTCGCCACCAGCGAGGACGATTGACAGGATCTTCGGGCGTGCCACCATGCTTGAAACCTAGCGCTTTGCGGGGGTCCTCACAACACGTTTGGAAAGATATCATTGCGAAGCATGAAACTGTCGCTGTTGACTCGCGAGTACCCTCCAACCATCTACGGCGGTGCCGGGGTCCATGTGGCCCAGCTCGTCCCTCAGCTTCAGAAGTTCATCGACGTCGACGTGCACTGCATGGGCGAACCCCGCGACGGCGCCGTCGCACACCCGGAGTCCTGGCCCGCGGAGGCGAACGCCGCCCTGCGAGTGCTGGGAGCTGACCTGTCCATGACGGCCGCGGTCTCTGCCGACACCGACGTGCTGCACTCCCACACCTGGTACGCGAACATGGGTGGCCACCTGGCCGGGCTGATGCTGGATCGCGCCCATGTGGTGACCTCACATTCCCTCGAACCACACCGTCCCTGGAAGGCGGAGCAGCTGGGTGGCGGCTACCGGGTCTCGTCCTGGGCTGAGAAGACGGCATTCGAGGCCGCAGATGCCGTCATATCGGTCTCAGCAGGAATGCGTAAAGATGTGCTGGAGTCCTACCCCCGTCTTGACCCCGACCGGGTGTTCGTGGTCAAGAACGGTATCGATACCGATGAGTTCAAACCGGACCATGGCACCGATGTGGTCAACGGTCTCGGCATGGACCTGGACTACCCAACCGTGGTCTTCGTCGGACGCATCACCCGGCAGAAGGGACTTGTTCACCTCGTGAGGGCAGCCCAGCAGTTCGATCCCGAGACCCAGGTGGTCCTCCTAGCCGGGGCACCCGACACCCCGGAAATCGCCGCTGAGTTCGAGGGAGCCTTCGCAGAGCTTCAGGCCAAGCGAAAGTCCCCCGTGATCTGGGTGCAGGAGATGATGCCCCGGGCCGCTGTCAGGCAGGTGCTCACGCACGCCACGTTGTTCGCCTGCCCCAGTGTCTACGAACCGCTGGGCATCGTGAACCTCGAGGCCATGGCCTGTGAGACAGCCGTGGTGGCTTCAGCAGTGGGCGGAATCCCCGAGGTGGTGGTCGACGAGACCACAGGCCTGCTGGTTCCCTACGATCCCGCCAGGGCTGGCGACCCAGAGTTCGTCGCCACCTTCGAGACCGACTTCGCGGCCAAAGTGAACCGGCTCACCCGTGACACGGCACTCGCCGAGAAGTTCGGCAAGGCTGGACGGCAGCGCTGCATCGACGAGTTCTCGTGGGAGCAGATCGCCAGGGAGACCATCGCGGTCTACGAGAAAGCAATGGCTTTCCACGAATCACGCTGAACCGCAGACCGCCCGGGAGAAAATCTCCCGGGCGATTTCCGTCTCCAGAATCGGCTGCTCAGCCAACGACCCCCTTGAGGGCATTCAGCAGATCAGTCGCCTCAGTAGCGTTCATCTCGACCACCAGTCGTCCCCCGCCATCGACAGGGACGCGCATCACAATGCCACGCCCCTCCTTGGTGACCTCCATCGGTCCGTCTCCCGTACGGGGTTTCATCGCTGCCATGTGCCAACCTCAATCCTTGGAGTCCAAGTGAACTCCTCTATTATTCCGCATCCGCGAAGGCTCTGATGCACCGGCTGGTCCCGGCGCGGCCGGGACGGCTGCTTCAAACGATACCTGCCCGCCAGGGACAGACTGCACCGGCCGCAGACCAAAAGTATCGGCGATGCGACCGATCACGACATCGACGGCTTGCATGTCATAACCACCCGCGGCAATGTCGAACAGAGGCGGTGACGCAGGCACCTGACGCTGCGCGTCCTGCAGGAACTCATCAACCTGCCTCCTCTCGTACCCGACAGAGACCACGGGAAGGCGTAGCTGTGACATGAAGTCGGATCCGAACAGCAGGTCAGGAACGAAGGCCTTAGGCCGGTCATTGATAGGCTCCGACATCTCGCCAAGCCGTCCCGTTGCCGCCCAAGCCGCCAAGGCGAGCACAACCACGAACGCGACACCGCACACCCACACCATGAGGTCACAGCCTAACGCCCGAGGGGATTTTCACGATCACCGGACGTACCCATGGCAGTCACGGCCTCATCGACGTCATCGGTGAGGATGATCAGGTCACGATCACCCGGGCTGATGAAACCACCGGCCTCGACCGTCTGCCTTATCCAGTCGAGCAGCGGCCCCCAGAAGTGACTCCCAAACAGCACGACGGGGAAATGAGCCACCTTGCCTGTCTGGATCAGAGTCAACGATTCGAACAACTCATCGAGGGTCCCGAAGCCACCCGGCATCGCGATGAGGCCCCGGGAGTACTTGAGGAACATCGTCTTGCGGGCGAAGAAGTACCGGAAGTTGATGCCAAGCCCCACGTATGGGTTTAGCCCCTGCTCCTGGGGAAGCTCGATGCCCAGGCCCACGGACAGCCCACCGGCCTGGCTGGCCCCCTTGTTGCCGGCCTCCATGATGCCAGGACCACCCCCGGTGATCACAGCAAACCCACGCTCTGCCAGGCCGTGGGCGATCCTCTCGGAGGCCTGGTACATCGGATCCTCCGGGGCGGTCCGGGCTGAGCCGAAGATGCTGACGGCGGCAGGGAGCCCGTGCAGGGTGTCGAATCCCTCCACGAACTCTGCCTGGATACGCAGTACCCGCCACGGGTCCTTGCTGGCCCATTCATCATCGTCTATGCCAAGCAACGCCTCGTCGGCGGTGATTGCCTGGCCGTTGCGTGTCACAGTTCTCTGGTGATGTCCGGTCATGGTTCTTCTCCTAGAGGTTCCGCCAGTGGAGATCGGCTGATGGGCAGCACCCACGCACCATCCTGGCCTCGTTGTTCATCATGGACGCAATC
The sequence above is drawn from the Arachnia rubra genome and encodes:
- a CDS encoding magnesium transporter MgtE N-terminal domain-containing protein, which encodes MSAKDSAVFISRLIGLPVVDAAGDQVGRVKDVVFHLRTGNLAPRVRGLVVELFARQRIFVPMIRVHNITVNQVAILGQVDTRRFSKRDTEWLVAKDLFDRAVPRDVPTHIYDVSMVQVRNREWELFQIAITSRTRVSRFGFGGRRTTDIVQWDQVPDLVLAKGRSPEHLVAKFSDMKPADIAQELHDLDPDRLVEVIEALDDETLAEALEELPGDEQIHLISKLDTERAADVLGEMDPDDAADLIKDLPEAVAEDLLEHMEPKDASDVRRLLVYGEFTAGGMMTPEPVVLGTDATVAEALAHIREEHLTPALASMVFVARPPLETPSGRYVGAVHFQQLLRAAPTLMVATMLDHNLEPLSPESPLAQVSRFFATYNLVVAPVVDSDGALVGAVTVDDVLDHMLPDDWRGTQMDEPVEVSHG
- a CDS encoding DUF1003 domain-containing protein — protein: MAERESLSEPRSRRRRLLPKVSLDSEAFGEFAEAAARFMGTGKFIAYMTVFVGAWVIFNVVGIYGFTWDTYPFILLNLFFSTQASYSAPLILLAQNRQEVRDKLSLDEDRRLAAQSRADMDFLAREIAAIRMHLGELATRDFVRSELRSELRELTERLEQAVTEKREEP
- a CDS encoding Mrp/NBP35 family ATP-binding protein — encoded protein: MTNENPLLPLVRAALHKVEDPEIRRPITELGMVDELTANDEGQIFIKVLLTVPGCPMRTEISHRVTEAVEAVEGVRGVHVELGVMNDEQRSAMRQVLRGGQPERKIPFAEPGNLTKVIAVASGKGGVGKSSVTVNLAVALAKAGRSVAILDADIYGHSIPDLLGLGDARPTVVDDMILPVPAAEGLKVISVGMLKPSRDQVVAWRGPILDRALTQLLADVFWGDLDFLLLDLPPGTGDVAMSLGQKIPNSEVLVVTTPQLAASEVAERAGTMAHLLKQRVLGVVENMSWLEFVAPDTGKEYRIELFGSGGGALVAEALSERLGYEVPLLSQVPFDEELLAGGDRGDPIVLAAPDHPASQALLQLGQDLAARGRDLLGRILPVSPV
- a CDS encoding sec-independent translocase yields the protein MFNIDATELILLLVLGVVMFGPEKLPGFARKAARVFVAVRDIANNAQTQLRQELGPEYADLKIQDLNPKSFVAKHMRDEIAAIEDAKREISTASSAAKAATAATGTAAAVKHDIVDASPPAPPVSAPYDPEAT
- a CDS encoding zf-HC2 domain-containing protein, encoding MAQGNNCRRYEDDLSGFVDQTLPARRVDQVSEHLVRCPKCAASVEELRRVRSRLNSCQGIAPLPSSLAERLQSIAGGECDQPLYVTVRDSSDCHGVGGRLMRGGMAVTLALATLVMLSLALGKEPAAVADPVRSAREQYSLALTTINVNQGVGAVQWARERGARPGEATQVSPRAIDLGESTPIDESTAMARLSSNGRDITYSGLQRVWLMDGDGAHRSNDVEIDVVAGEGTSLTVLDATGARFLSWFVPTMGCCSPVVETGWQFYAYQDTDLVAGRAASVLEARGDGYVVTRWWLDTDTGLPLWMERYDTTGRPTLVSGFQSIDIGRAQLATNSTVPYPMESVSTSTASTAGWCIGLPECPLQLAGLPLVAHARTGGGRDVVPEAGLFRWGAHYQCHLDAGNTGERSSCLRRLPGSTSRVCLAGGRWRDFCGHRRVASAARDSVS
- the sigE gene encoding RNA polymerase sigma factor SigE, giving the protein MERSGMFRSKAKLSKSDWVAPTWAELVQNHSAQVYRLAYRLTGNQHDAEDLTQDVFVRVFKSIHNFQPGTLEGWLHRITTNLFLDSARRKQRIRMDALSSAPEHVWGQDRSPEELHADGALDADVAEALAALKPEQRVAVVLCDVEGMSYEEISEVLGIKLGTVRSRIARGRAQLRDALAHRAPSEDHARYLGVS
- the dapA gene encoding 4-hydroxy-tetrahydrodipicolinate synthase; translated protein: MSSTSEQPIFGRLLTAMITPFNPDGSVNLAEAARLARHLVDELGHDGLVVNGTTGESPTTSDAEKRDLIATVVEAVGDRASVVAGVGTFDTRHTIELAGQATDAGADGLLVVTPYYSRPPIDALETHFLSVAEATELPIMLYDIPHRAGIPIPETSLIRLADHPRIAAVKDAKGDICSSSVVIAGTTLSYYAGDDAYLLPLLAVGGVGVVGTSTHFSGLQVRSVIDAYTAGDLALARQLNAQLLPVFRGVFATQGAMMVKAALNRRGFSVGDCRPPMGAVAPDVLERFLRILDTQL
- a CDS encoding O-methyltransferase, yielding MTYVADSPIPAPTAESWDFAEGHAPVTEGLHQARLEAVGAGLTPVSPGVASTLTVLAKAVNARTVVEIGTALGTSALPLMAGMTSDGVLTSIDSEADNQLPARTFLNAAGYPPSRCRLIAGAPLEILPKLRDGAYDIVFINGDKLEYVEYVAAALRLLRSGGLLIIHDVLWYNTVADPGRQGDETIIIREALDAVKAAESYTTTLLTTGNGLLVAVKD
- the glgC gene encoding glucose-1-phosphate adenylyltransferase is translated as MVARPKILSIVLAGGEGKRLMPLTSDRAKPAVPFGGSYRLIDFVLSNLANSGLTQVAVLTQYKSHSLDRHISMTWRFSTLMGAYVTPVPAQQRLGPRWYQGSADAIYQSLNLIRDANPDYVVVFGADNIYRMDIEQMVDAHIDSGLGCTVAGIRVPRNEASAFGIIDANEDKRIKSFLEKPADPPGLPDSPDESFASMGNYIFSRHALVEALRADAENPTAKHDMGGDIVPWFTAQGQSQVYDFKDNVVPGATDKDLNYWRDVGTIDAYHEAHMDLVSVEPEFNLYNSDWPLLTNQSQAPGAKFVIRGKAEDSIVNPGCIISGGEVDRTVLGPNVRIEKWSQVSDSVLMDGASVGRDAVVRNAILDKHVIVTDGAQIGVDHDHDRARGFHVSANGVVVVGKDTVVPRD
- the glgA gene encoding glycogen synthase encodes the protein MKLSLLTREYPPTIYGGAGVHVAQLVPQLQKFIDVDVHCMGEPRDGAVAHPESWPAEANAALRVLGADLSMTAAVSADTDVLHSHTWYANMGGHLAGLMLDRAHVVTSHSLEPHRPWKAEQLGGGYRVSSWAEKTAFEAADAVISVSAGMRKDVLESYPRLDPDRVFVVKNGIDTDEFKPDHGTDVVNGLGMDLDYPTVVFVGRITRQKGLVHLVRAAQQFDPETQVVLLAGAPDTPEIAAEFEGAFAELQAKRKSPVIWVQEMMPRAAVRQVLTHATLFACPSVYEPLGIVNLEAMACETAVVASAVGGIPEVVVDETTGLLVPYDPARAGDPEFVATFETDFAAKVNRLTRDTALAEKFGKAGRQRCIDEFSWEQIARETIAVYEKAMAFHESR
- a CDS encoding DUF3117 domain-containing protein, which codes for MAAMKPRTGDGPMEVTKEGRGIVMRVPVDGGGRLVVEMNATEATDLLNALKGVVG